Proteins encoded by one window of Halorubrum ruber:
- a CDS encoding RNA-guided endonuclease InsQ/TnpB family protein — translation MEVRRTVPVKLDVADSDAALLHETISEFLWAANYVVDHAWQGEYKTTSKAELQRETYDDVRAETRLQANLVQNARNKAADAVQSVVARWKQGDYAGKPNFSAPTLVYDKRCATFNDDHATLSTVEGRITAEYVLPDENRETPHSEYLFNDDYEVTGAELHYRDGEFYLHVRTKADAEFETADDGNDGHNTVLGVDLGIENVAVTSTGTFWNGAELNHWHREFEKRRGSLQQHGTRAAHETIQSVGRTETGRYDHFLHTVSKELVAEAVEYDCDVIAFENLTGIRERMPNAKKFHAWAFQRVFEYVEYKAEIVGISVEQVSPAYTSQRCSKCGTTLRENRETQARFCCQKCGYEVNADYNAAKNIGLKYLRSAQTSSSGGAPVNVRLNRGTLNVNGDYEPASDGQNGSPRESPTLNEANGSAVSE, via the coding sequence ATGGAGGTACGTCGCACGGTCCCCGTCAAACTCGACGTGGCCGACAGCGACGCCGCCCTCCTCCACGAAACCATCTCCGAGTTCCTGTGGGCCGCCAACTACGTCGTTGACCACGCGTGGCAAGGCGAATACAAGACCACGAGCAAAGCTGAACTCCAACGCGAAACCTACGACGACGTGCGGGCCGAGACGCGACTCCAAGCGAATCTCGTCCAGAACGCTCGCAACAAGGCCGCCGACGCCGTCCAGAGCGTCGTCGCTCGGTGGAAGCAAGGTGACTACGCGGGGAAGCCGAACTTCTCCGCACCGACGCTCGTCTACGACAAGCGATGTGCGACGTTCAACGACGACCACGCGACGCTCTCGACCGTCGAAGGACGCATCACCGCAGAGTACGTCCTCCCCGACGAGAACCGCGAGACGCCCCACTCGGAGTATCTGTTCAACGACGACTACGAAGTGACAGGCGCGGAACTCCACTACCGCGACGGCGAGTTCTACCTTCACGTCCGCACAAAGGCGGACGCGGAGTTCGAGACTGCCGACGACGGCAACGACGGGCACAACACAGTCCTCGGCGTTGACCTCGGCATCGAAAACGTCGCCGTCACCTCCACGGGCACGTTCTGGAACGGGGCAGAGTTGAACCACTGGCACCGCGAGTTCGAGAAGCGGCGCGGGTCGCTCCAACAGCACGGGACGCGGGCCGCTCACGAAACCATCCAATCGGTCGGACGTACTGAGACAGGCCGCTACGACCACTTTTTACACACAGTCTCGAAAGAACTCGTCGCGGAAGCCGTCGAATACGACTGTGACGTGATCGCGTTCGAGAACCTGACCGGCATTCGTGAGCGGATGCCGAACGCCAAGAAGTTCCACGCGTGGGCGTTCCAACGTGTGTTCGAGTACGTCGAGTACAAAGCCGAGATAGTCGGCATCTCCGTCGAGCAGGTGAGCCCTGCCTACACCTCCCAGCGATGTTCGAAGTGCGGGACGACACTCCGAGAGAACCGCGAGACGCAAGCACGGTTCTGTTGCCAGAAATGCGGTTACGAAGTGAACGCCGACTACAACGCGGCGAAGAATATCGGTCTGAAGTATCTCCGCTCGGCGCAAACGTCGTCGAGCGGAGGCGCACCCGTAAACGTGCGCTTGAATCGCGGGACGTTGAATGTGAACGGCGATTACGAGCCTGCCAGCGATGGCCAGAACGGGAGTCCACGCGAAAGCCCTACCCTCAACGAAGCGAACGGCAGCGCCGTGAGCGAGTAG